A single region of the Fenollaria sporofastidiosus genome encodes:
- a CDS encoding CarD family transcriptional regulator: MYEVGDMVCYPMHGAGIIVDIEEKDILGKKEKYFIVKIPIGSMKVMIPVKNAEKRGIRSIIDKDKLKDVLEVLKQEPTEMSSNWNKRVRDNTAILKEGDIFEVAKVYRNLKSLDEQRNLSTGEKKILHDTKNILMSEMILSSGKSYEEIDKIIYEAVE, from the coding sequence ATGTATGAAGTAGGAGATATGGTTTGTTATCCAATGCATGGAGCAGGCATTATTGTAGACATAGAAGAGAAAGACATTTTAGGAAAGAAAGAAAAGTATTTTATTGTTAAGATACCTATAGGATCTATGAAGGTGATGATACCTGTCAAGAATGCTGAAAAAAGAGGGATAAGATCTATCATTGACAAAGATAAGTTAAAAGATGTGCTTGAAGTATTAAAGCAAGAGCCGACAGAGATGAGCTCGAACTGGAACAAGAGGGTTAGGGACAATACTGCGATTTTGAAAGAAGGAGACATCTTCGAAGTTGCAAAAGTTTATCGTAACCTAAAGAGCCTTGATGAGCAAAGGAACCTCTCTACAGGCGAGAAGAAGATACTTCACGACACAAAAAACATTTTGATGAGTGAGATGATACTCTCTTCCGGCAAATCATACGAGGAAATCGACAAAATTATCTACGAGGCAGTAGAGTAG
- the ispF gene encoding 2-C-methyl-D-erythritol 2,4-cyclodiphosphate synthase: MRIGNGYDVHKLVEGRDLILGGVKIEHEKGLLGHSDADVLIHAIMDAILGAMAKEDIGYHFPDTSDDYLDIDSRVLLRRVYEMVKKEGYCISNIDATIMMQRPKLRPHIDEMRANIAKDLELSVDRVSVKATTTEKLGYEGREEGVSCMASALLLK; encoded by the coding sequence ATAAGAATTGGTAACGGTTATGATGTTCATAAACTAGTTGAAGGCAGAGACCTTATACTAGGCGGAGTTAAGATAGAGCATGAGAAGGGTCTACTAGGCCACAGCGATGCTGACGTACTGATACACGCCATCATGGATGCAATCTTGGGTGCCATGGCGAAGGAAGACATAGGCTACCACTTCCCAGATACGAGCGACGACTACCTTGACATCGACTCGAGAGTGCTTCTTAGAAGGGTATACGAGATGGTCAAGAAAGAAGGATACTGTATATCAAACATAGACGCGACTATAATGATGCAAAGGCCTAAGCTAAGACCACACATCGATGAGATGAGGGCAAATATTGCGAAAGATCTTGAGCTAAGTGTGGACAGAGTGAGCGTGAAGGCCACTACAACAGAGAAGCTTGGCTACGAAGGAAGGGAAGAGGGCGTTAGCTGTATGGCGAGTGCATTACTACTAAAGTAG
- a CDS encoding ABC transporter ATP-binding protein, with amino-acid sequence MSKISLRHVYKKYENGIDNAVKDFNLEVEDKEFIVFVGPSGCGKSTTLRMIAGLEDISEGELLIDGKRMNEVAPKDRGTAMVFQNYALYPHLNVYDNIGFGLKIRGVDKDIRDKSIRETAEKLGLTEYLKRKPFELSGGQKQRVALGRAIVRDAEIFLMDEPLSNLDAKLRIHMREELVELQRELGSTVIYVTHDQTEAMTMATRIVCLKDGVIQQVGTPKELYENPSNVFVAGFLGAPPMNFIKGKIRYGKLYNSKGRALANYSKVDNKDVIMGIRPEHIRITDNEDDLALKIKMVELLGADYHIHGELDGDEITLRVDAKLDIVSKSEIHIAFVTENILLFDAKTENRIFWEAIDGAK; translated from the coding sequence ATGAGTAAGATTTCTTTAAGACATGTATATAAAAAGTATGAGAATGGAATCGATAACGCTGTTAAAGACTTTAATCTTGAAGTAGAAGACAAAGAGTTCATAGTCTTTGTTGGACCATCAGGCTGCGGCAAGTCTACAACACTTAGGATGATAGCTGGACTTGAAGATATTAGTGAAGGTGAGCTACTAATCGATGGCAAGAGAATGAACGAGGTAGCGCCAAAAGACAGAGGCACCGCAATGGTCTTTCAAAATTATGCTCTATACCCACACTTAAATGTTTATGACAATATTGGCTTTGGGCTAAAGATTCGTGGCGTTGACAAGGATATTAGAGATAAAAGTATTAGAGAAACTGCGGAAAAGCTTGGCTTAACTGAGTACCTAAAGAGAAAGCCGTTTGAGCTATCAGGCGGACAAAAGCAAAGGGTAGCTTTAGGCAGGGCCATAGTTAGAGACGCTGAAATCTTTTTAATGGATGAGCCGCTATCGAACCTTGATGCTAAGCTTAGAATACACATGAGAGAAGAGCTTGTTGAGCTACAAAGGGAGCTGGGATCAACTGTTATATACGTAACTCACGATCAAACAGAGGCTATGACTATGGCTACAAGGATAGTTTGTTTAAAAGATGGCGTGATTCAACAAGTTGGCACTCCAAAGGAGCTTTATGAAAACCCTAGCAATGTCTTTGTTGCGGGCTTTTTAGGAGCACCGCCAATGAATTTTATCAAAGGAAAAATTAGATACGGAAAACTTTATAATAGCAAAGGAAGGGCTCTTGCAAATTATTCTAAAGTTGACAATAAAGATGTAATCATGGGCATTAGGCCTGAGCACATTAGAATTACTGATAATGAAGATGACTTAGCATTAAAGATTAAGATGGTAGAGCTATTAGGAGCAGATTACCATATACATGGCGAGCTAGATGGAGATGAGATAACTCTTAGAGTAGATGCAAAGCTTGATATCGTGTCAAAAAGCGAAATACATATTGCTTTTGTGACAGAAAATATCTTGCTATTTGATGCTAAGACAGAAAACAGAATTTTCTGGGAGGCAATAGATGGAGCTAAGTAG
- a CDS encoding CtsR family transcriptional regulator produces the protein MLSDEIQYFLNNLLDEEGGSILIKRNDIAIRFNCSPSQINYVLTTRFAPHFGYYIQSRRGEGGYIKIEKLDLLEDEDEYKEILMDAIGDKITIKEAHDIIKKLCDDEIITKEEKEIILASIDDRALTVDIDKRNALRSDILKNILLVLLKRG, from the coding sequence ATGTTAAGTGATGAAATACAATATTTTTTAAACAATTTACTTGATGAAGAGGGCGGCAGCATCCTTATCAAGCGAAACGACATCGCTATAAGGTTCAATTGCTCGCCTAGTCAAATCAACTATGTCTTAACGACGAGGTTTGCGCCTCACTTCGGTTACTACATTCAATCGAGAAGGGGCGAGGGAGGCTATATCAAGATTGAGAAACTCGATCTTTTAGAGGACGAGGACGAGTACAAAGAGATACTCATGGATGCAATCGGAGACAAGATTACCATCAAAGAGGCACATGACATTATCAAAAAGCTTTGTGATGACGAGATCATTACAAAAGAGGAGAAGGAGATAATACTTGCTTCTATTGATGACAGAGCCTTAACTGTTGATATAGACAAAAGAAACGCACTTAGAAGCGACATACTTAAGAACATCTTACTTGTTCTACTAAAAAGGGGGTAG
- the ispD gene encoding 2-C-methyl-D-erythritol 4-phosphate cytidylyltransferase: MIENKFVSVIIAAAGMSNRMGSKVNKAFLRINDKPILAHTVEKFERSKYIDEIIIVCKEDEIDYTRKEIVNRYKFTKVVNIVKGGKERQDSVYNGIKAININADIVLTHDGARPFIRTDTINKAVETVLNCDACVVGVKVKDTIKSVNEDDTVHHTPKRSLLWQAQSPQCFKKEILLKGYEHAIKEKILATDDSALVEFAGVEVKMLEGHYDNIKITTPEDLVIAEIFNTNWEQKLKSTGVF, encoded by the coding sequence ATGATAGAGAATAAATTTGTCTCGGTCATTATAGCTGCTGCAGGCATGAGTAACAGGATGGGATCCAAGGTCAACAAGGCCTTCTTGCGTATAAACGACAAGCCTATACTTGCTCATACTGTAGAGAAATTTGAAAGATCAAAGTACATTGACGAGATAATTATTGTCTGCAAAGAAGACGAGATAGATTACACAAGAAAAGAAATTGTGAACAGATATAAATTTACAAAAGTCGTGAACATAGTTAAAGGTGGAAAAGAAAGACAGGATTCAGTATACAACGGTATCAAAGCTATTAACATAAATGCTGACATTGTCCTAACACATGATGGAGCGAGACCTTTTATAAGAACAGATACCATAAACAAGGCTGTAGAGACAGTGCTAAACTGCGACGCCTGCGTTGTTGGAGTTAAGGTTAAGGACACGATCAAATCAGTTAACGAGGATGACACAGTTCACCACACACCTAAGAGGTCGCTTTTGTGGCAGGCACAAAGTCCGCAATGCTTCAAGAAAGAGATCTTGCTTAAGGGCTACGAGCACGCCATAAAGGAGAAGATACTTGCGACAGATGATTCGGCACTTGTTGAGTTTGCTGGAGTTGAAGTAAAGATGCTTGAAGGCCACTACGATAACATCAAGATAACTACACCAGAAGACTTAGTCATAGCGGAGATCTTCAATACGAATTGGGAGCAAAAGCTTAAAAGCACAGGAGTATTCTAA
- a CDS encoding ATP-dependent Clp protease ATP-binding subunit, whose protein sequence is MAVFGRFTRNARFSFQIAEEEARRMFKSEVDPSHVLIGILSANTTKASEILSQNGLEMEALREMVEKLSVLDVKKSEEIYYSASLKYVIEESIKMANQAGAPVVTTEHILYSIVKMNEAPVSILLERFGVDKERILSALNAYLNSLRELNQGGYQERDDYDDEGADDGEALQRFTLDLNELAKKDKIDPVVGRASEIERLIQILMRRTKNNPVLIGEPGVGKTAIAEGLAQRIVSGNVPEIIRDKKIFSLDLTSLIAGSKYRGEFESRIKNLLEELRQRNDVILFIDEIHTIVGAGSSEGSLDASNILKPYLTRGEIQIIGATTVDEYRKYVEKDAALERRLQTILVEEPSEEDAIKIIEGLKDKYEAHHRVLISREAIEAAVTLSKRFISDRFLPDKAIDLIDEAQSLVRMKNYVRPLSLKEIEDELKEISSEKIQAIQAQDFERAAQLRDKERELKDKMDLDRTEWKQKSELNSMKIGFDDIARVVSKWTGIPVEKLSEEEKEKLLKLDMSLKSKVIGQDEAIDVLSHSIKRARVGLKDKNKPIGSFIFVGPTGVGKTYLAKALAESLFNDESAMIRIDMSEYMEKYSVSKLIGSPPGYVGYEEGGQLTEAIRKKPFSVVLFDEIEKAHPDVFNALLQLLDDGRLTDSKGRTVDFKNAVIIMTSNVGASRFKKQNTYGFGDASSEEKSEKKKISEIANEELKKTFRPEFLNRVDDIVVFNQLKEKDIERIVHLMAEDLKAKLHEMGIDIEIDKSVEDEIAKKGFDLEYGARPLERTFKKMIEDRLSEEILKNNVSKDKSITIYYNGKELEFKNGKEEELVQV, encoded by the coding sequence ATGGCAGTTTTTGGAAGATTTACTAGAAATGCAAGATTCTCATTTCAAATAGCCGAGGAAGAAGCCAGAAGGATGTTCAAAAGCGAAGTTGACCCTTCTCACGTTCTAATCGGAATTTTAAGCGCAAACACTACTAAGGCGTCTGAAATTTTAAGCCAGAATGGTCTTGAGATGGAAGCTCTTAGGGAGATGGTTGAAAAACTATCGGTGCTTGATGTTAAAAAGTCGGAGGAAATTTATTACTCTGCAAGTTTAAAATATGTGATCGAGGAGTCGATCAAGATGGCGAACCAAGCTGGCGCGCCTGTTGTAACTACTGAGCACATCTTATATTCTATAGTGAAGATGAACGAAGCGCCGGTTTCCATCCTCTTGGAGAGGTTCGGCGTAGATAAAGAGAGGATACTTTCTGCTCTAAATGCATATCTAAACAGTTTAAGAGAGCTTAACCAAGGCGGCTACCAAGAGCGTGACGACTACGATGACGAAGGTGCGGACGATGGAGAGGCTCTACAAAGGTTTACTTTGGACTTAAATGAGCTTGCGAAGAAGGACAAGATAGACCCTGTTGTCGGCAGAGCATCTGAGATTGAAAGGCTTATTCAAATACTTATGAGAAGGACTAAGAATAATCCTGTGCTTATAGGTGAGCCTGGAGTCGGCAAGACAGCCATCGCCGAAGGTTTAGCACAAAGGATAGTTTCAGGCAATGTTCCTGAGATCATCAGGGATAAAAAGATATTCTCCCTTGACTTAACTAGCCTTATAGCTGGCTCAAAGTACAGGGGCGAGTTTGAAAGCAGAATTAAGAACTTGCTCGAGGAGCTTAGACAAAGAAACGATGTAATCTTATTCATAGATGAAATTCATACTATAGTAGGCGCGGGTTCATCTGAAGGCTCGCTTGACGCATCAAACATCTTAAAGCCATACCTTACAAGAGGCGAGATACAAATTATTGGTGCAACTACTGTTGATGAGTACAGAAAATATGTTGAGAAGGACGCAGCTCTTGAGAGAAGACTACAAACTATCTTAGTTGAAGAGCCTAGCGAGGAAGACGCAATTAAGATTATAGAAGGACTTAAGGATAAGTACGAAGCGCATCACAGAGTCTTGATATCACGCGAAGCCATAGAGGCAGCTGTTACATTATCAAAAAGATTTATATCAGATAGGTTCTTACCTGACAAGGCCATAGACCTAATAGATGAGGCACAATCGCTTGTGAGGATGAAAAACTATGTAAGGCCACTGTCACTTAAGGAGATAGAGGACGAACTTAAGGAGATTTCATCTGAAAAGATTCAGGCGATACAGGCGCAAGACTTCGAAAGAGCAGCTCAGCTCAGAGACAAGGAGCGCGAGCTTAAGGACAAGATGGACCTAGATAGGACTGAGTGGAAGCAAAAGTCCGAGCTCAACAGCATGAAGATAGGCTTTGATGACATAGCTAGAGTTGTATCGAAGTGGACTGGCATACCTGTTGAAAAGCTTAGCGAAGAGGAAAAGGAAAAGCTTCTTAAGCTTGATATGAGTTTGAAATCTAAGGTTATAGGTCAAGACGAGGCCATCGACGTACTTAGTCACTCGATTAAGAGGGCGAGGGTTGGTTTAAAGGACAAGAACAAGCCTATAGGCAGCTTTATCTTCGTTGGACCAACTGGTGTAGGTAAGACTTACCTTGCCAAGGCACTTGCAGAGAGCTTATTTAACGACGAAAGTGCTATGATACGTATAGACATGAGTGAGTATATGGAGAAGTACAGCGTATCTAAGCTTATAGGTTCGCCACCAGGCTACGTTGGATACGAAGAAGGTGGACAGCTAACTGAAGCTATTAGAAAGAAGCCATTCTCAGTAGTTTTATTTGATGAGATAGAGAAGGCACATCCAGATGTTTTCAACGCACTTTTACAGCTTCTAGACGATGGTAGACTAACTGACTCCAAGGGCAGAACTGTTGACTTCAAGAACGCTGTCATCATCATGACAAGCAATGTTGGCGCAAGTAGATTCAAAAAGCAAAACACTTACGGCTTCGGCGATGCATCGAGCGAAGAAAAGAGCGAGAAGAAGAAAATTTCTGAGATTGCAAACGAAGAGCTAAAGAAGACATTTAGACCAGAGTTTTTAAACAGAGTCGACGACATTGTTGTATTTAATCAGTTAAAAGAAAAGGATATAGAGAGGATTGTTCACTTGATGGCGGAAGACCTAAAGGCAAAGCTTCACGAGATGGGCATAGATATTGAGATTGATAAGTCAGTTGAAGACGAGATCGCAAAGAAGGGCTTTGACCTTGAATATGGTGCAAGACCTTTAGAGAGAACATTTAAGAAGATGATAGAGGACAGATTGTCTGAAGAAATTTTGAAAAACAACGTTTCTAAGGACAAGAGCATCACTATCTACTACAATGGTAAGGAATTGGAATTTAAAAATGGCAAAGAAGAAGAGCTTGTACAAGTGTAG
- the radA gene encoding DNA repair protein RadA → MAKKKSLYKCSECGYESSGYLGKCPECGAWGSLKEVLEDTKKQVKKEKGARALAMQLKTVTSSNSDRLKTSFEEFNRVMGEGIVKDSVTIVTAKPGAGKSTLLLQIANDACKKGLKVLYASGEESESQIKQRADRILDKIEDELYIISDTSLDNIKEEVLRVDADMVVVDSIQTVELDEYKPSRPASPTQTVECAYELVNLAKNIQRPRIVFIVGQMTKDDELRGVRTLEHLVDTVLVMDTYQNDSLRTIVASKNRYGATGEMGFMNMQEKGLVSIDNPSEYFVSSRKENNFPGSAITVNMEGTRPVILEVEALVTKSYTPYPSRISENMSREKLNTLLSIMEKRLNVDMFDKNVVIKSMGGLKLREDASNLALIAAIYSQLVNKVLSSETVYIADISLTGELKKVPQLERRLKEAERMGYKKAVISSEAKLSAKFDKLELIKCSSLIDALRI, encoded by the coding sequence ATGGCAAAGAAGAAGAGCTTGTACAAGTGTAGCGAATGCGGCTACGAATCCAGCGGCTATTTAGGCAAGTGCCCCGAGTGCGGTGCTTGGGGCAGCCTTAAGGAAGTCTTGGAAGATACAAAAAAGCAAGTAAAGAAGGAAAAAGGTGCACGGGCATTGGCTATGCAGCTAAAGACTGTCACTTCGTCAAACTCAGACAGGCTAAAAACTAGCTTTGAAGAGTTTAACAGAGTTATGGGCGAGGGCATAGTTAAGGACTCGGTTACCATAGTTACAGCAAAGCCGGGCGCAGGTAAGAGTACACTACTTTTGCAAATAGCAAACGACGCGTGCAAGAAGGGACTCAAAGTACTATACGCATCGGGTGAAGAGTCAGAGAGCCAGATTAAGCAAAGGGCGGACAGGATACTTGACAAGATTGAGGACGAGCTATACATCATTAGTGATACATCGCTTGACAATATCAAGGAAGAAGTCCTTAGAGTCGACGCCGACATGGTAGTTGTTGACTCGATACAAACAGTGGAGCTTGATGAGTACAAGCCATCGAGACCAGCATCACCAACTCAGACAGTTGAGTGCGCCTATGAGCTAGTAAACCTTGCAAAGAACATACAAAGACCGCGCATAGTCTTTATAGTTGGACAGATGACAAAAGATGATGAGCTAAGAGGCGTGAGAACCTTAGAGCACCTTGTTGATACGGTACTAGTTATGGACACTTATCAAAACGATAGTTTAAGAACCATAGTTGCAAGCAAGAACCGTTACGGAGCAACAGGCGAGATGGGCTTTATGAACATGCAAGAGAAGGGTCTTGTATCTATAGATAACCCGAGTGAGTACTTTGTTTCTTCAAGGAAGGAAAACAATTTTCCAGGCAGTGCCATCACTGTAAACATGGAAGGCACAAGACCTGTTATACTTGAAGTTGAGGCACTAGTTACGAAGTCATATACACCATATCCATCGCGTATAAGCGAGAACATGTCGAGAGAGAAATTAAATACACTGCTTTCGATCATGGAGAAGAGACTTAATGTCGATATGTTTGACAAGAACGTCGTTATCAAGTCCATGGGTGGACTTAAGCTAAGAGAGGATGCATCGAACCTTGCACTGATTGCAGCGATATACTCACAGCTTGTGAACAAAGTTTTAAGCTCAGAGACAGTATATATAGCTGACATATCCTTGACAGGTGAGCTAAAGAAGGTGCCGCAGCTTGAGAGAAGACTTAAGGAAGCAGAGAGGATGGGTTACAAGAAGGCTGTCATTAGCAGCGAGGCAAAGCTATCTGCAAAGTTTGACAAGCTAGAGCTTATCAAGTGCTCTTCTTTAATAGATGCACTAAGAATTTGA
- a CDS encoding UvrB/UvrC motif-containing protein: MLCDECHKNEAMINLKLILDGEVIEKHLCTECALRDFNEMNQGANGEYMNLNINESDIRNLFEGLQQLFGSFEAGEIEEKECPNCHMKFTDFNKSRKLGCEECYKTFAYEIRPILNSLRGENTYEGLVPKRYMDANPMHSEILELKKELEAAIGDENYERAAELRDEIKAKSTKEKVEDGQRSEHLQ, from the coding sequence ATGTTATGCGATGAATGCCACAAGAATGAAGCGATGATCAATCTAAAGCTAATTCTTGACGGAGAAGTTATTGAAAAGCACCTATGCACTGAGTGTGCACTTAGGGATTTTAACGAAATGAATCAAGGGGCCAATGGTGAATATATGAATTTGAATATAAATGAAAGTGATATAAGGAATCTTTTCGAGGGCTTGCAACAGCTCTTCGGCTCTTTTGAAGCTGGGGAGATAGAGGAGAAGGAGTGTCCAAACTGCCATATGAAGTTTACTGACTTTAACAAGTCCAGAAAGCTTGGTTGTGAGGAGTGCTACAAGACTTTTGCCTACGAAATTAGGCCAATACTAAACTCTCTAAGGGGCGAGAACACTTACGAGGGTCTGGTGCCAAAGAGGTATATGGATGCTAATCCTATGCACTCTGAGATTTTGGAGCTTAAAAAGGAGCTAGAGGCTGCCATTGGAGATGAAAATTATGAAAGAGCGGCTGAGCTTAGGGATGAAATCAAGGCAAAGTCCACGAAGGAGAAGGTGGAAGATGGACAGAGAAGTGAACATTTACAATAA
- a CDS encoding PIN/TRAM domain-containing protein: MFKKIMKAVMFLIGAAAGYGVSLLAISLVPTFHNYSIYVSVFLSVLFAIIFYLLSDTVFDKLINVGDRVEIELRRYTSLDLILGLLGLIFGLVIAFLLSQLAINIGIPVLGPVLSVIFYILFPYIGIVVATRRKDISSLGEKFIPKNTPKKPKKKEQTSYKILDTSVIIDGRIKDIASSGFIEGTLVIPKFVLQELQHIADSADDQRRKRGRRGLDILKQMQNEARVDIEVSNEKIDTVEEIDDKILELAAMMGAKVLTNDYNLNKVAQVRGIEVLNINELANAVKPVILPSEELEVEIVRAGKEKNQGLAYLSDGTMIVVEEAKKRIGEKLKVEITTVLQTAAGKMMFAKIKE, from the coding sequence ATGTTTAAGAAAATTATGAAGGCTGTCATGTTCCTTATAGGAGCAGCAGCAGGTTATGGCGTTAGTTTATTAGCCATCAGCCTTGTACCAACATTTCATAATTACAGTATCTATGTATCGGTATTTTTATCTGTTTTATTTGCAATTATTTTTTATTTATTATCAGATACTGTATTTGACAAACTAATAAATGTTGGTGACAGGGTTGAGATTGAGCTAAGAAGGTACACTAGTTTGGACCTTATTTTAGGCTTACTAGGTTTGATATTTGGACTTGTTATAGCATTCTTGCTATCGCAGCTTGCTATCAACATAGGTATACCAGTACTTGGACCAGTTTTGTCTGTTATATTCTATATACTCTTCCCATATATAGGGATTGTAGTTGCGACTAGAAGAAAGGACATATCAAGCTTAGGCGAGAAGTTTATACCAAAGAATACGCCTAAAAAGCCTAAGAAGAAAGAACAAACTAGCTACAAGATACTTGACACGTCTGTAATTATAGACGGCAGAATCAAAGATATTGCTAGCTCGGGCTTTATCGAAGGCACGCTAGTAATACCTAAGTTTGTATTGCAAGAGCTTCAGCACATAGCAGACTCCGCAGACGACCAAAGAAGAAAAAGAGGTAGACGCGGACTTGATATACTTAAGCAAATGCAAAATGAAGCGAGAGTTGATATAGAAGTTTCAAATGAGAAGATAGACACAGTTGAAGAGATAGACGACAAGATACTTGAACTTGCAGCCATGATGGGTGCAAAAGTTCTTACTAACGACTACAACCTAAACAAGGTTGCACAAGTTAGAGGCATAGAAGTTTTAAATATAAACGAGCTTGCTAACGCGGTTAAGCCGGTTATACTTCCAAGTGAGGAGCTTGAAGTTGAGATAGTTAGAGCAGGTAAGGAGAAGAACCAAGGCCTTGCCTACCTTTCTGACGGCACTATGATAGTTGTTGAAGAAGCAAAGAAGAGGATAGGCGAAAAGCTTAAAGTCGAGATCACAACAGTGCTTCAAACAGCTGCAGGCAAGATGATGTTTGCCAAAATTAAAGAGTAG
- a CDS encoding rhodanese-like domain-containing protein: MKKLLSLALVLVLAFSLVACKKAEEKPAEPAAEGTESVPAEQADSVQTGEKATMTGDEVVALQADAEQEGKYVIVDVRSADEYAAGHIKDAKNIPLDDIKNDPSVLDAEKDKKIVLYCNSGKKSGQAQDALLAAGYTDVVNAAGVKDFQYDLVTE; the protein is encoded by the coding sequence ATGAAAAAATTATTATCATTAGCTTTAGTGCTTGTATTAGCATTTTCACTAGTAGCATGCAAGAAAGCAGAAGAAAAACCAGCTGAACCAGCTGCAGAAGGAACAGAAAGCGTACCAGCAGAACAAGCTGATAGCGTTCAAACAGGAGAAAAAGCAACTATGACTGGTGACGAAGTAGTAGCATTACAAGCTGATGCTGAACAAGAAGGCAAATACGTTATCGTCGACGTTAGAAGCGCTGACGAATATGCTGCAGGTCACATCAAAGATGCAAAGAACATTCCTTTAGATGATATTAAGAATGATCCATCAGTTCTAGATGCTGAAAAAGACAAAAAGATCGTTTTATATTGCAACTCTGGTAAAAAATCCGGACAAGCTCAAGACGCTCTTTTAGCAGCAGGCTACACTGACGTAGTTAACGCAGCAGGCGTTAAAGATTTCCAATACGATTTAGTAACTGAATAG